A window of the Henckelia pumila isolate YLH828 chromosome 3, ASM3356847v2, whole genome shotgun sequence genome harbors these coding sequences:
- the LOC140891066 gene encoding uncharacterized protein → MEEIMKPPPEHWQGVWKRVVVVGGGVAGSLVAKSLQFHADVTLIDPKDYFEIPWASLRSMVEPSFAERSVIYHRDYLTNGRVVVSKAISVMNSQVLTEDGRLIVYDYLVIATGHDDRLPQTRSERLEQYKSENKEIKASDSILIVGGGPTGVELASEIAVDFPEKRVTLVHNGSRLLEFIGPKAASKTLEWLKSKRVEVKLQQSIDLDNISLGSKSYVSSRGETIKADCVLVCTGKQPGSAWLSETMLKGSIDGLGRLKVDENFRVKGCKNIFAIGDITDVKELKQGYLGQKHALIVAKNVKLLLSAGGKESKMSVYKPSSDKVIVSLGRNDAVAQYPLTTLIGVVPGLIKSKDLYVGKTRKQLGLDPRQVL, encoded by the exons ATGGAGGAGATCATGAAGCCGCCGCCGGAACATTGGCAAGGTGTGTGGAAGCGGGTGGTTGTCGTAGGCGGCGGCGTGGCAGGTTCTCTTGTTGCTAAATCCCTTCAGTTTCACGCAGATGTCACTCTCATTGATCC GAAGGATTATTTCGAGATCCCATGGGCGAGCTTAAGATCAATGGTGGAGCCATCTTTTGCTGAAAGATCAGTTATATATCACAGAGATTATCTCACCAATGGGCGTGTCGTTGTATCCAAAGCCATAAGCGTTATGAACTCTCAAGTATTGACAGAAGATGGCCGTCTCATTGTCTATGACTACCTTGTCATAGCCACTGGACACGACGACCGCTTGCCACAAACACGATCAGAAAGACTTGAACAATACAAATCAG AAAACAAAGAAATAAAGGCTTCTGATTCAATTCTGATCGTGGGAGGTGGCCCGACGGGAGTCGAACTAGCTTCAGAAATAGCTGTCGATTTCCCTGAGAAAAGGGTTACCTTGGTCCATAATGGATCGAGGTTGCTCGAGTTCATCGGCCCGAAAGCTGCCAGCAAAACACTGGAGTGGCTCAAGTCGAAGAGAGTAGAAGTGAAACTGCAACAATCAATCGATTTAGACAACATTTCGTTGGGAAGCAAAAGCTACGTGAGTTCGCGCGGAGAAACTATCAAAGCGGATTGCGTACTTGTGTGCACGGGGAAGCAGCCCGGTTCAGCCTGGCTGAGTGAGACTATGTTGAAGGGGAGTATTGATGGACTTGGACGCTTGAAGGTGGATGAGAATTTTAGAGTCAAAGGGTGCAAGAACATATTCGCCATCGGTGATATAACAGACGTTAAG GAACTGAAGCAAGGTTACTTGGGACAGAAACATGCTCTGATTGTAGCGAAAAACGTGAAACTCTTGCTGAGCGCAGGCGGAAAAGAAAGCAAGATGTCGGTCTACAAGCCGAGCTCGGATAAGGTTATTGTATCACTAGGAAGAAACGATGCAGTGGCACAGTATCCATTGACAACCTTAATTGGAGTTGTTCCAGGTTTGATCAAATCCAAAGATTTGTACGTGGGCAAAACAAGGAAGCAGTTGGGTCTCGACCCACGTCAGGTCCTTTAA
- the LOC140893076 gene encoding NDR1/HIN1-like protein 1, giving the protein MTAKDCGHHDDDRKALQRRLWAAIVCSIIFILLLILLVWLILRPTKPHFILQDATVYAFNLTTPAATLTTVLQVTLSARNPNERIGIFYDRVDVYASYHGEQVTLATLLPATYQGHKDITVWSPFLHGESVPVAPYLAVSLDQDQFTGTVLINIRVKGSIRWKVGTFISGKYHLNVNCPAYINFGKKNNGISLGSPVKYQLIMDCNVDV; this is encoded by the coding sequence ATGACGGCCAAGGATTGCGGCCACCACGACGACGACCGCAAAGCGTTGCAGCGCCGCCTCTGGGCCGCCATTGTCTGCTCCATCATCTTCATCCTCCTCCTCATCCTCCTCGTATGGCTCATACTCCGCCCCACAAAACCACACTTCATCCTCCAAGACGCCACCGTTTACGCCTTCAACCTCACCACCCCCGCGGCCACCCTCACCACCGTCCTCCAAGTCACCCTCTCCGCCAGAAACCCTAATGAAAGGATCGGCATTTTCTACGACAGAGTCGACGTTTACGCGTCGTACCACGGCGAACAAGTGACCCTTGCGACGCTGCTTCCTGCCACGTATCAAGGCCACAAAGATATCACCGTTTGGTCGCCGTTTCTTCACGGAGAAAGCGTTCCGGTGGCGCCTTACTTGGCGGTTTCACTCGACCAGGATCAGTTTACAGGGACCGTGCTGATTAATATCAGAGTGAAAGGAAGCATCAGATGGAAAGTTGGGACTTTTATTTCCGGGAAATATCATCTGAATGTGAATTGTCCGGCTTATATaaattttgggaagaagaacaATGGTATTTCTTTGGGATCGCCTGTTAAGTATCAGTTGATTATGGACTGTAATGTTGATGTTTGA